One region of Rhizophagus irregularis chromosome 20, complete sequence genomic DNA includes:
- a CDS encoding uncharacterized protein (SECRETED:cutsite_AVG-SP; SECRETED:prob_0.5020); SECRETED:SignalP(1-17) codes for MKFNIFLLLLATFLAVGSPQEIQIHPGEYLIQNIHTNKYWAKPDLAFGIPLQTEGNVVWKIFAVGKNFYIRPLSHVQLSLALLVNDKLLRLRETTPNPQNLQWIIHPSGSNVAIQSAADSKKYVNTDVYNKIDYLSQGSDAEPMWRLVHYAPKRTKLL; via the coding sequence atgaaattcaacatttttttgcTCCTTTTGGCCACCTTTCTTGCTGTTGGGTCGCCTCAGGAAATACAAATACATCCAGGCGAATATCTTATTCAAAACattcataccaataaatatTGGGCAAAGCCAGATTTGGCTTTTGGCATTCCTCTACAAACCGAGGGTAATGTAGTATGGAAAATTTTTGCCGTTGGCAAAAATTTCTACATTAGACCCCTCTCTCATGTTCAGTTATCACTCGCATTATTAGTAAATGACAAACTTCTTAGACTCAGGGAAACTACTCCGAATCCACAGAATCTACAATGGATAATACATCCTTCCGGTAGCAATGTAGCTATTCAATCTGCTGCGGATTCAAAAAAGTATGTAAATACAGATGTCTATAATAAGATTGATTATCTTTCTCAAGGTTCTGATGCTGAACCGATGTGGAGATTAGTACATTATGCTCCTAAAAGGACCAAACttctataa